From a single Candidatus Izimaplasma bacterium HR1 genomic region:
- the oppF_2 gene encoding Oligopeptide transport ATP-binding protein OppF translates to MAEKEVLLRVKNLKKHFLLSRDFFGGNEKKVHAVDGIDFHIFKGETFGLVGESGCGKSTTGRTIINLYKNTAGSVYFEDKLISMGFGDIKEEIKEVSKDFKSRIKATEDKSAQDELRNEMNEIISELKVKLRDAKHLSKEATHDPGDIQMIFQDPYASLNPRMTVSEIVAEGIKTHKLLEGDAISERVYSLLETVGLKREHASRYPHEFSGGQRQRIGIARALAVDPKLIICDEPISALDVSIQAQVVNMLEDLQNKLGLTYLFIAHDLSMVKYISSRIGVMYLGKLMEVAESDPLYAEPLHPYTKSLLSSIPLPDPEANRNSDRIILEGDVPSPVNPKPGCRFASRCRYAKDICFQKDPVIEEVKPSRYVACHLVKEINKL, encoded by the coding sequence ATGGCTGAAAAAGAAGTATTATTACGTGTTAAGAATTTAAAGAAACACTTTCTATTAAGTCGTGATTTCTTTGGTGGAAACGAGAAAAAAGTTCATGCTGTTGATGGCATTGATTTCCATATATTCAAAGGTGAAACATTTGGATTAGTTGGAGAATCTGGTTGTGGGAAATCTACAACTGGGCGTACAATCATCAACTTATATAAAAATACTGCAGGTTCTGTTTATTTTGAAGATAAGTTGATCAGTATGGGATTTGGTGACATCAAAGAGGAAATAAAAGAAGTTTCAAAAGATTTTAAAAGTAGAATTAAGGCAACGGAAGATAAAAGTGCCCAAGATGAATTACGAAATGAAATGAATGAAATAATATCTGAGTTAAAAGTTAAATTGAGAGATGCAAAACATCTATCTAAAGAAGCAACTCATGATCCTGGTGACATTCAAATGATTTTCCAAGATCCATATGCGTCACTTAATCCAAGAATGACTGTTTCTGAAATTGTCGCTGAAGGTATTAAAACACATAAATTACTTGAAGGTGACGCAATCAGTGAAAGAGTTTATTCGTTATTGGAAACAGTAGGGTTAAAACGTGAACATGCGTCTCGTTATCCTCATGAATTTAGTGGTGGACAACGTCAAAGAATCGGAATCGCTAGAGCACTTGCAGTTGATCCAAAGTTAATTATTTGCGATGAACCAATTAGTGCACTTGACGTTTCAATTCAAGCGCAAGTTGTAAACATGTTAGAAGACTTACAAAATAAATTAGGATTAACTTACTTGTTTATTGCTCATGATTTATCAATGGTTAAGTATATTAGTAGCCGTATTGGTGTTATGTATTTAGGTAAATTAATGGAAGTTGCTGAAAGTGACCCATTATATGCTGAACCTTTACATCCTTATACTAAGTCACTATTATCATCAATTCCATTACCAGATCCTGAAGCAAATAGAAATAGTGATAGAATCATCTTAGAAGGAGATGTTCCATCACCAGTAAATCCAAAACCGGGTTGTCGATTTGCATCGCGTTGTCGTTATGCAAAAGATATCTGTTTCCAAAAAGACCCAGTTATTGAAGAAGTGAAACCAAGTCGATATGTGGCTTGTCACTTAGTAAAAGAAATAAATAAATTGTAA
- the oppD_2 gene encoding Oligopeptide transport ATP-binding protein OppD: MSEKILQLNNLETSFFTHLGEVKAVRGVTYGLNKGGVLGIVGESGSGKSVTSLSIIRLIESPGKIKNGEVIFDGVDLTTLSESEMQELRGSEISMIFQDPMTSLNPVYTIENQMVEVIRRHMKIPKEQALEEAKLITNESKKAKELEDIEKGITRPFNKQEAFDRAINYLTLVGIPEPEERIGQYPHQFSGGMRQRALIAMALSCEPKLLIADEPTTALDVTIQAQILDLLKDIQKNLGTSIIFITHDLGVIAEICQDVVVMYGGMVMEKGTVEEIFYNAQHPYTKGLHQSIPKDIVGQKERLVPIDGSPPDLLSPPKGCPFSPRCEHAMEVCLQEAAPLYKISDTQVSACWLQDPNAPVVKGFTKSGGAE, encoded by the coding sequence ATGAGTGAAAAAATACTACAATTAAACAATTTAGAAACATCATTCTTTACTCATTTAGGTGAAGTTAAAGCGGTACGTGGTGTAACTTATGGACTTAACAAAGGTGGAGTTTTAGGAATCGTAGGAGAAAGTGGTAGTGGTAAAAGTGTAACAAGTTTATCAATTATCCGCTTAATTGAATCACCAGGTAAAATCAAAAATGGTGAAGTAATCTTTGATGGTGTCGATTTAACAACATTATCAGAATCTGAAATGCAAGAATTAAGAGGTTCAGAAATTTCAATGATCTTCCAAGATCCGATGACATCTTTAAACCCAGTTTATACAATTGAAAATCAAATGGTTGAAGTTATTAGACGCCATATGAAAATACCAAAAGAACAAGCTTTAGAAGAAGCAAAATTAATCACAAATGAAAGCAAAAAAGCTAAAGAGCTTGAAGATATTGAAAAAGGAATTACACGTCCTTTTAACAAGCAAGAAGCATTTGATAGAGCAATCAATTATTTAACTTTAGTGGGTATTCCAGAACCTGAAGAAAGAATTGGCCAATATCCGCATCAATTTAGTGGTGGGATGAGACAACGTGCATTAATAGCTATGGCGTTATCTTGTGAACCAAAACTATTAATTGCAGATGAACCAACGACTGCTTTAGACGTTACAATCCAAGCACAAATTCTGGATTTACTAAAAGATATCCAAAAAAATCTTGGAACTTCAATAATCTTTATTACTCATGATTTAGGAGTAATTGCTGAGATTTGTCAAGATGTAGTGGTAATGTACGGTGGAATGGTTATGGAAAAAGGAACAGTTGAAGAAATTTTCTATAATGCACAACATCCATATACAAAAGGATTACATCAATCAATTCCAAAAGATATCGTTGGACAAAAAGAAAGATTAGTGCCAATTGATGGATCACCACCGGACTTACTAAGTCCTCCAAAAGGTTGTCCATTCAGCCCTCGTTGTGAACATGCTATGGAAGTTTGTTTACAAGAAGCGGCTCCATTATACAAAATCAGTGACACACAAGTTTCTGCTTGTTGGTTACAAGATCCGAATGCTCCTGTAGTTAAAGGATTTACTAAAAGTGGGGGTGCTGAATAA